CATCTTGAAAAATAACCGAGCCAAGGCAATACGCTTTTCAACACTTAATGCCCTTTGTCGGGAATTGGACTGCCAGCCCGGCGATATTCTTGAATATATCACAGATGAAACTGAGGAGGAATAATCATGGAAACACCATTACAAGAACAAAGGACGGGGCAACCCTACCTTCCTTTTGAAAAAGGCGAAGAGCGAAAAAGCATCTTCTCAGCTTTAAACATACAGGAACTGAAGAATTTTAGAATCAGCTCTCTCATTCTCTATTTCTTGGCCTACTTTTATACAGTTGCCATTGACGGCAACAAAAGCATTTACTTTTTTCCTATTGCGATTGGTTTGATTAGCCTGACCGAGTGGTTAGTAAGAAAAACGCCGAAAAGCTTGCCTCAAATTGAAAAAGATGCTTCTATTGGGCTCGAGTCCAAGCTTTTCCTGATTCTCAGCCTGACTCAGGCACTGGCACTCAGTATCTGGGGCTTTCACCCACAATTAGAAATTTTTCAGACTTTGGCTCTCCACATCTCCTTTTCTTTTTATATCCTGTCACGGACGGGGTGGCTCAATCAAGGCCGCTTGGGAATCATGGTTTGGTACGATAGCATTCAGGCCTTT
This genomic window from Streptococcus cristatus AS 1.3089 contains:
- a CDS encoding helix-turn-helix domain-containing protein, which encodes MIQINLDLVMAQKRISAGRLAELIDLTPANLSILKNNRAKAIRFSTLNALCRELDCQPGDILEYITDETEEE